The genomic region AATATGATGAACAAAATGTTTCAATGTGTCTTCCTCTGTATGAATCATAATCTTTTTGGATCATAACTTGTGTATTAAACAGAAAGGTACAAAATACACATACCATAACGGCCTAACTGACTATGACAAATGGGTATTTTgtcaatgtatttatatatgtgagagaaagacagatagTGGGACAAAAACAGGTTGCACAAATCACCaagtttttgtgtgaaaatgtttaaaCTAGAAAATAAAGCAAGAAAATAAAGATCTTTTTACATGCAGCAATATAAATATGGGTAAACATAGAGGGTTGTGTACTTAGTAAttaataatagttattattttatttaacatatataatTGATTACTGACATAAAAGCAAAGACAAGAGTGTTTATCTcataaaattacatttgtaCAGAAACTCATGTTCAGTTGTaagtatgtgaatgtgtgtggttgtaggtggtggtggggtggtgTTTATACTTGTACTCTGATTAATAACACCCCAGTACAACAGTACACAGTAAACATAGTTAAATAGGTAGCATCTTCATTTAATCAAGTCCTGGCGCAGACATCATCAGGTAAGAAGACAACATTTTTTTAGCTGCCTAGTAAGCTGATTTTTAAAATCAGCTTACTAGGCATTGCACTTTTTCATCCCTAGTTCACCATTTACTCCAGAAACCTGTTTGGCATTACATAGCAAAGCCAAGAAAGATATGCAGCAAGGATGTACATactgataattattatttactgaCAAGAAGAAAACCCTAATATGAAGCCTAGCTAGACAAGAATACAAGGCCAAATAACAGGTTTATCCAAGCTCATTGGTTTCCTGTGATAGGAGGAGGGTGTTTGTTGTCCTAAATACTGACCTTGATTACACGTTAACCTAGGGTTGATACAACATTGCGTTTGCTGTATAACGACCATCATGTGTATCTATGGCTGCAGCAACAGCTTAATTCCCTAAAGGcaacaaataaaaagcagcagggCTCCAGCAATAGTGTAAACTTCACTCTGGGATTACTAATAGCAGCATGCCTTCCTTCACACAAATCAGTGTAAACCAGGATGAGGAAGGTACACTGTGACCTGATGGGGAACAGCAGGGTCACAAATGATTAACCTTGGCGGATGGCCAAATAACTTTTGGTCCCATTTCCACATGTCTGTTTCAGTAATTTGAGTACAGCTAATCTTCCAGTGTCAAAAATAGAACTTGTATGCCAAATCTAGCTGCCCCTCCCAAAACTGTCTTTTCATGAAGGAACATCATTAGAGATTTTATGCCCAAAAGGGGGGCTTAATATcctaataaaatacatatttaccTTGCAATAACTGTTTCAGACAATTACTTATGGGGTAACCAGCATTAAGAAACTATGTCTGTGACTTGTAAAGGCCCATTTATAATCTACACAAAAATATAGAGACGGATAGAGCCTTTGGTGTGGACTTTGTGTAAATGTGCGCCTCGCAGGGGATCTTATCCTGGCCAGCCTCTACAGCTGCTTTAACCCAACTGGCACTGCCTATGAGTCAGTCTGCTATTGACAGACTATAACCTATTTGATAACACCTTAAATTAACATTAATCAAGTAAAATATATCTTTACCCCTTGTAATGTTTTCCCTGCTATCAAATGTTGACAAAGACAGTACATCTACAATTTCATCAGACATAAAGTACACACGTTTAAACAAACTATATATGAGCAAAAGGACAATATGTGTGGACGTAATAAACAGTGGAACTTCTACTTTACTAAATTGTTCTGCATCTGCATAATCTTTTACACATTGGAATCAGGAACAAACTGTAATATATTGTATGCATTGACAAGTGGCCAGATAGGACAACTAAAGGAATGAAAGTGATGGAAACAGGAATAACAAGGCAATAATCAATTAAGGAGGCAGAAATAAACACCAAATAAGTAGAATGTTGCAGCACATACATATTAAGTTATTCCTCTTAGAAGTTACGGTGCATTCTGGAAAGTGCATTTCactagtttaaaaaaatgaggGGCAATTGAGAATAATGGATTTAGTCAAATCTGCAGTTTAAGTGACAAATAAAGAGTTAGAGGGTTTCTAAATGATCTCatagattaaaaacaagcaTAGATCGGAGATCAATCCGTATTTATTGGAGGTAAAACGTGTGCAGTTTTTTAACTCCTATTTCAAAGGTCTGTAGGAAGAAGTGTTACCTAATGTTGGTGTTGGCAAGCCAGGTACTTCATGGGGACATCAACAAATAGTTTGGCGGGATAGAGTGGGTGGacaccagtgttgtttttggtctAGTTTTGTATCCAACAACAGTGACTACAGCTTCGTCTGCAGCCCATTGGAGTACATATAACGTTATCAGGCTCGATGGCAGCGACGTGTAGACAATAAAATATTGTGGATTTCGCTAGGCTTGGCTAGCAGATATCACGAGCGGATACGATGTTAAACACAAACGTCGGTGgcgacttgttttgttttcgcCAGGTAGTTATAGCTGTGGTCTGTCTGCTAAACTTGTCATGACTGTTGCAAGTCAGAGCGATGACGGCAGCGCCACAAAAGCCCtaaaaaatgtccccacagtgTACGTTAACTtagcgttagcattagcacaCGGTAAACGATGTTGCCACTTTAAACAGGGTGTACGTAGCTATAAGTTAGCTGGCTCGCCAGAATACGGCCTTTCATGGCACCGAACTGGCAAGCTCACAACAAGACTAGCTGTCTTGTTCATGTTAGCGAGCTAGCTAGCGAGGTTCGCCGAAACAAAACGGGTTCGGGCCTGCAATTTAGTCACGGCGTTTAGGCACATATAATGGAAATGACATCGTGTTGTAATCTGTGCATTGACTCAAAGCATTTGTCATTATTCAAATGATTTAATAAGGGGATTAGTGTCAGTGGCTTTACGAtgaaaaagacaacagaaagGGCTGATAATGGGAAGTCAACACTTACCTAGCTTCACTTTCTACGCCATCTTGGATCCACTTGTCAGACCGTCGCAAAGCATAGTGGGATGTACAGCTCTGAAGGTTGAGAGgactgctgtgtgtgcgtgcgtgtgtgcgtgcgtattcgtgtatgtgtgtgtgttatatgttgTTTGTTAGATTAGCCCGAATTCTACTAAGCATTCTTATTAACGACTATGAACTTGTGAATATCTGAAAGCATTGTGCTTATTGTTAGTATAgggcagaggtctcaaactcgcggtccaggccacatgcggccctctGATTGATGTAATTTATCAGATATAAATTATTTTTGCTCCTTTTATTAATAAATTAGTTTTGCATCCTACATACGTTTTCATTATGAGCTATATATTGTtcgaaatcaaaacaaacacttttattttgaaattctgtgaaatatcgtcAGTACCCCCTACTGAACAGTCACGTTTTctaaaagtttgactttttttttcacttgactggccccgCTTGAGCAGACTAGATGTTCATTGGCCcccgggtcatttgagtttgagacccctggtatAGGCCTTCTTCCATTGTTGCATATATGtgcgtatatatacacagtatatatagacagtatatacatatatatatatagagagagagagatgtaatTAGTGTGAATTAGTATTGTATCTGCtctcattattcttttttattattatcatcatcatcatcatctttttcttttaatttcacttaCTTTTTAGCTCACATTTTGGGCCTAGCTTGGCTTGAAAACTTACCAAACTTGCTGTAAATTTTGTGAGTTTTAGTGCAATCCGGTAATTTGAAGGAATTATAGTTAGCCACATAGCAGGATTCCACCCAGACAGACGCCACCCTCACCTTCCTTTGATCTTCTTTCTGTTACCCATTGAGCACACTTTTGAGGGCCTTTCCATGCACAAGTACTCACCaaacgcgtgtgtgtgcacaccagGACCTTCAAGAAATGTGATGAATGGGTTTTAGGGTGATCCAATCAATTTAGCAGGAATTATACTAAAAAAACCCATTTTCACATGTTGTGTTCTCACTAGCCACGCAGTAGGCTTCCGCCCAGACAGACACTACCTCCAATGTCCTTTGATCTGTATGCTGATTACTGTGGCCAAAAGTTTGTCTGCAGAAATAGCACACATCAGATTTCCCCTCGATCTCTATGCTTTTTGATCTTACGATGATAACCTGCAAAGCCAGTCATTGTGCCACCTACTAGCAACAGGACAGTTTCAGGGACAAACAGTTTTACATGACGCTTTCATGTCTACAACCaaataaccataataataatataataataaaaaaactttaacaataatatacaaacaacaagaacaaaacaatacaacaacgAAATAGGCAAGCtggaacagaaaataaaaccaaaaaggtAAAAATGGCACAAGGCCTGTTTTTTAGTCATGATCAAGGCACATGTGAGAACAgctggtcagctgacctcagaaCTATGCCTGGAGTATGAGTCTGTGGCCTATTAGCTTTACAGATACAGGCATATGCACTATCTGTAAACCATGACAGAATTTTTCAGggttgcatttttatttttgagattAAACGTTTAGAGATACTATGGTGGAGAACTGAAGATCAAAGAAATATTAGGGATACTTCCCATCGTCTCTTCTTTTTAATGATGCTCTGGTTATTTCCCCGTCATCACATTTATGAGAAAACACTTCCTTAATATTGTTTCTCAAAACAACCTTTTTATATCATGAAAAATACTTGATGGATAAGATCAGTAACAGCAGACATATGGATTCAATTCTGTTGACTGAGTTATCACATTGCATTGACTCAGAACATTTAACTATTCTGCAGATGATGTACTGCAGAGACGTGTATGAGAAAACATGCCAGTCCCCATACAATTATTCACTATGTCAGAAGTTTATTGTTCACATTAAGTTAGCCTTTTAATGATATATTGGCTATACAATCATAAATGCTAATTTGAAGCTAACACACTCAGAAGGACGAGAATGGAGTCCAGGTGCTAAAGTGTTTATTTAccagacagtaaaaaatgaacaACGTTGGggtgctgtgtttgtgctgcacaCTTTTTTCTCCAATTATATGACATTGGAATAATGCTGCATATACAGTCTGCCAATGAATTGTATATTCAAAAGGATttccacacaagaaaaaacaacaaatttgggccaaaacaaaaacaaacatattattCCTGTTTCACTGCAAGTTGTGGATCATCTCTTCCTTGGCAATGAGATGGGTGGTCTTGTTGACCAGAGACATGAGAGAGTTGAGTTTGTGCGACCAGTCATTGAGCAGGTCGTTGGGGTCTTTTGGCCTCTGAAAGTTGATGATGCCAGCCAACCGGTCCACCTTGGCATAGATGGTCTTGTTTACAACTAGGCTGGAGAGGAACTCCTCAGATTCCTGGCAAAATAATTGAGCAGACAGATATCAGGCTTTTGTCTTAACATTTTCTTCAGTCAGTCTAAATCCTGAAAATGTATGTCCTCTATCTctagaagtatatcttaaagTCATATAGCTGCATTAAGAAACATCTAATTTGACAATGGCAATTTAACTAATTTCTATGATAAAACATTCACATCTTCAAAGcaaatctgttttctttgcatttaGTTTGAGCTTCCATTAATTACGAAGCAAAAGTGTTGCTTACATCAATGGAGAGGTCAAGGAGGTCAGCCATCCTTTTCATTGTGATTCTGGTGTAATATTTGGCCATTATTCTTATGTTCTGTGGGAAAAGAGAGACCATGATTATAAACATCTCTGCAGCAGAATAAATATTACCACAAATTATGAGGTTAAAATATAACACAAGTGATGTTCTTGTCTGAGTGTACtgtaaaaaacacaaccttaaaaacaaaaaacagtcactACAACCCCTCCCCCTTTGCATATTTTTGCAAATTGCAGTGGCTAGTACCCTCGCACATATTTTTATCAATGCATAATGTTTTGAACCCCTTCACCTCAATCATTTAGAAAAGTATTATTTcctgacatttaaaacagatttCATGTCCAATGAACTTACATGCTCCACCACTCTGTTCTTCAGATCCTTCCACCTTTTCTCCCCTTCTTCTGAGTAAGAGAAGACATCTGTGGCAGGGCTGTCAGTTGAGCCCTCTCTCAACTCCTTCCCATAATCCTCCACTAGAGAAGCCCAGCGCATCAGCTCCATTGTGGTAAACTGCTTTAGCAGGTCCCTGGAAATACAGGAAGCATACATGCAAACATTTCTATTATGTTCACAAATTCCTATAGGTGGTCAAGCATGAGATTTCTTACGATCGCTATGATCAATTTCCCCCGAGTGGCCACCATACACACATATGATATGGTGggaaaaattaaaatgactagCCTACTGGCTAGAATGTGAATAATATTGGCAATGACTATCAATTAAGATGACCGTAGGCCAAGATCTCATTCAGTGGCTTACCCAGTAAATTTAGGGTGAAACCTAAAGTTCAATGAAGTGTACCTTACAAAGTATGCCTTACTTGTATTTGGGGATTTCCTCCAGtttcttgtttgtgttgattCGGTGCACAAGGTCTGACTGCTCATTATCGTAAGGTGAAAGAATCACATACAGAACCACACTTTTCAGGGCCTGAAACATAGATGTATCAAAATTTCAAGTGACATTCAACAAGCGAAATAAATGGATGGaacagatatatacatatatacatacatacatacatacctacacacacacacacacacacacacactgtcatatACTTTTCCTTTGCAAATACTCtattataaacaaacaaaacggtGCACACTACTGTATTATTAACTCTTTTCTGCATACAGAAGAAGCTTGTGTACCTGTTGCCACTTGCTGCTGTCCTCCAAGATGCAGGGAGTATCATAAATGGCCCAGTAGTGTTTGCAGATAGACAAATAGGAGCCCTCGTGCTGATCCACCTGAATCATCAGGTTGTAATACTTAAGCTTTAACTCCTAAAATGCCCCGAGAGACAAAGGGGAAGGGTTAATGTCCAGCAACACAAACTTGTTGCAGATTTATTGATATGAACATGCAGGGAGGTCACCACATGCTTTTCAAAGGTTTTTTCAAATTGTGGGAGAATACAGCAGTATTTGACTCACACTCACTTCATGGCATTTTTCTTACCTCTGAGCCCTCCTCTTGGAAAAATTTGGTGTTTATTTTCTTGCTGATGATTTGGGTACGAATGTAATCCTTAACAGCAATGCAAAGCCTCATCTGTTCCAAGATAAACTCCACCTTCTCCTTTTTCTCCATAGAGCCATATGTCTCCACCTGAGCattgacaaaaaagtacaaTGCAAATACAACGCCATGCaaatttgtgctttttttttttacacacaaaatatgGTGATGAAATAAATTTATCAACATGCCTAAATTGATTCCCCTCCCAAAGAATCAAACTAGTTCaaacttattattatattatgatatatcatatgttatatatattatgttatatcatATTAACTAAATCTTCATCTTACAAAAGACAGACAAGTTTTACCTGCAGTTCCTGGAGAATGGCAGCAGCCTCTTTCACCTCTCCATTTTGCTCCTTGATACCAGCCAAGGTCTTTGTCAGCCTGGCACGTTCAATCTCTACATAGATCTGTGAGGAGGACATGTTTAGATGGCAGAAAAACCATTGTCCAAAACCAAAACCttgtctttctcacacacacttccctttATATtccctttatatatatatctctctgTCCTTGCATTTTTATGCCAGAGACAGATGCATCTAAAAAATACTGTCAGAAGCATCGCTATTTGACATCTACTGGCAATACAGGACATGCATACTCAATTATATCCCTTTAACTGTTATTGTAGCAACACTGTTGTTAATTCTAAGTGTATAAAATAATgtccttatttatttaaaaaggtctTAAATGTTATTAGGGAACCCTGGTAGTACCCTGACAGAAGAAACATGGGATCTTACAACATGTAATAAAAGTTTCCTGGAAATGTTCCAAAATGCCCccaaagcaaatgtgtttttgtctgcagTTTACAGcactgtgtaaaacaaacatatttcagACCTTGCCAGCAGTCACAGTGCGAAGTGTGTCGATGAGTCTCAGCTTGATGGTCAGATCAGTCATGGAGTCCACGTATTTATAACATTCTTGAACCATTTTGGCAACAGCCTGAAGAGACAGAAAGCACAACATAGATCGGTTTGTCTACTGTATAATGAAACCTGACAAACCTTGTTTGTATTATGTCTTCTCAAATTAGTTTGCTGTTTTTATCTCACCTGTTTGAGCTGACTCCTCCTTTTCGTTAGCAACATGATGTTTTCATTCAGGGCATCCCAGTCCTTGGCCTCATGGCACATCTGAACCACAGCCACCAGTATTCTGGAGGTAGACACCATGTCTGATGCCTAAACAAGTGTTGAGAgcaaacaagtaaacacacagggTAGACTATAATGtacacaaataatacaattcaAAATATCCAATACCTTTGACATTGACgcgactgtaaaaaaaaaaacctcttacATTGCTTATGACACATCTTTAATTATAAACGTGACAATACCTTACTTTATTGCTGAAGGAAaccagcttttaaaaaaaacacttttaatgatATCACGTTTGTTCATTTAATGAACAGAAAAGCAGAATACAAGGAACTGTAAGTACAAAGTACTGTAAGACCTTTTACACCAATTTACACTAGATCAATCAAAGAGCCAGGATGTATTCTGAATTAGACATAATACACTAAAATGTGTGGTAATGGTTT from Solea senegalensis isolate Sse05_10M linkage group LG6, IFAPA_SoseM_1, whole genome shotgun sequence harbors:
- the psmd12 gene encoding 26S proteasome non-ATPase regulatory subunit 12 — encoded protein: MSEERSERSDGKIVKMEVDYSSTVDQRLPECEKMAKEGKLQEAIESLLSLEKQTRTASDMVSTSRILVAVVQMCHEAKDWDALNENIMLLTKRRSQLKQAVAKMVQECYKYVDSMTDLTIKLRLIDTLRTVTAGKIYVEIERARLTKTLAGIKEQNGEVKEAAAILQELQVETYGSMEKKEKVEFILEQMRLCIAVKDYIRTQIISKKINTKFFQEEGSEELKLKYYNLMIQVDQHEGSYLSICKHYWAIYDTPCILEDSSKWQQALKSVVLYVILSPYDNEQSDLVHRINTNKKLEEIPKYKDLLKQFTTMELMRWASLVEDYGKELREGSTDSPATDVFSYSEEGEKRWKDLKNRVVEHNIRIMAKYYTRITMKRMADLLDLSIDESEEFLSSLVVNKTIYAKVDRLAGIINFQRPKDPNDLLNDWSHKLNSLMSLVNKTTHLIAKEEMIHNLQ